Part of the Solwaraspora sp. WMMA2065 genome is shown below.
CACCCCGACCCGCCACACCGCGACGTTCGCCGAGGTGAACTCCATCCGCCACGGATCACCAGCGGTACGCCGGGCGACGTCGGCGGCCTCGGCGATGTGCGTTTCGGCGACGTCGTGCTGACCTAGGCTGGCGGCGGACAGCGCGGCGTGCAGGTGCAGCATGCCGTACCACGCGCGGCCTTCGTCCGTACTTGTGTGAAGTTGGATTCGTTCGGCGGCGTCGCAGGCCAACGTCCAGGATCGCTTCCGCAGCCCGGTGGCCAGGACCGCCTGGGCCAGCGCGTAGTCGGCGGCGGCGACGCAGGCCGGGTCGTCGGCGAGCTGCGCCGCCCGGACGGCGCGCTCGGCGAGCCGCATCGCCAGGTCGACGTGGCCCTGTGGTTTGAGCGCCAGCGAACCGGTGACCAGGGCCTGCACCGCGATCCGCAGTGCGACTGGGTCTTCGTCGGCGTTGGCCGTGGAGCGGATCTCGGCGATCAACCGGGGCAGCAGGATGCCGAGGGTCGGGTTGTCGCAGGCCATCCGGGCCCGCATCGCCCGGTCGGCCTCGGCGGCGAGCAGCGCCGCCGGGCGGGCCGCAGCCGGCTCGTCGTCGTCCATCGCCTTGCGGATCGCCGGTACGGCGGCGTAGAGCGCCAGGTCGTTGCGGGACCGGGGCAGGTACGGCTGCGCGGTGAGGTCCATCGTAGAGACCCCGAGCGCGGTGGCGAGCGCGATGAGCATGGACCTCTTGGTCACCGCGCGCTTGCCGTTCTCGATCATGGAAACGTACTCGCGGCTTACCCCGATCTCGGCGGCGAGCTGTTGCTGCGTCATGCCGGCGATGTCACGCCACCGCGCGACCCGCAGGCCGATGTAATCCTCCGGCATGGGGGACCTCCCATGCTGACGGTACGGTCGAAACGGCGTGACGTCGACCAATGTAACTGGTTGTTACGCCTGTCCCGCCTGTTGGTGACCCAGGTGGTCGGCCGACCTCACTCTTCGTGGCCCGGTCAGCTGTTCGCCAACACCGCATTGGCCTGTGCGACGAACTCCTCGGCCGCCTGCCGAGGGGTCGCCGCGCCGATCTGTACGCTCTCCGCCGCCGTGACCAGTAGTGTCCGGACCGTGGTGTGGCCGGGCGGCGGGGGCACCGGTGCCGGACCGAACAGATCGGACATCTGCTGCTCGAACGCGACCGACGCCTGCATCTTCTCGTCGGCGAGCGTCGCCTGCACCGTCTCGCGGACTTTCAGGTTGGAGCTGAGGCCGCGCTCGGTGCCGAGGATGCGGCCAGCCTGCGGGTCGTTGACCAGGAAGTCGATCAGGTCCACCACTTCCTGCTGGTGCCGGGTGCCCCGGAATCCCGCCCAGTACATCGACGCCCGCGCCCACTGGCCCTCCGGGTCGCCTGGATAGGCGACCACGCCGAGGTCGGCGGTGGTGTGCTTTTGCAGCTCAGCCAGCTGATTGGACCACATGAACGACGTCGCCGCGTCACCGGTGACGACGAGTTGCTGGGTGGCGTTGCCGTTGTTCGCCGCCCTGATCAGCTCGACGCTCGGGGTGGCGTCCGCGTCGCGGGCCTGTTGCCACAGGTCGAACCAGGCTTTGAGGTCGTCGACCTCGAAGCCCAGTTGCCGTCCCCGGTACAGCTCGAGTTCGTTGCTACGTAGCCAGAGCCAGAGCGCCTTGTAGTCGGCCGACGGGTCCATCGTGCCGGCCACCTCGCCGTCGGTGAGCGCGGTGATCTGGCTGGCCCAGTCGATCAGCACCGGGTAGGTCATTCCGATCGTCGGTTCGTCGACACCGAGCTCGGCCAGCAGCGTCTTGTTGTACACCATCGCCGGGGTGTTCGCGGCGGCGGCGACCGCCACCGTCCGTCCGCCGATCTGTCCGTACTGGACCAGGCTGTTAGGGAAGCCGGAGAGGTCGAGCTCGCCGCTGTCGACGTAGGGGGTGAGGTCGAGTACGACGTCACGTTCGGCGTACTCGGTCAGGTAGTTGTCGTCGATCTGGAACAGGTCCGGCGTGTTGCCGGCGGCGGCCTGGGTGGCCAGCTTGTCGTAGTAGCCGGTGTAGCCCTGCCAGGTCACTCTGAAGGTGATCCCCGGATTGCGGGCGGCGTAGACGTCGAGCGCCTGCTGGGTCAGCTCGGCCCGGCGCTCCGCGCCCCACCAGAAGACGGAGAGTTCGATCGGCCCGTCCTCGGTCGGCTCGCCGGTGTCGTCGGTGGCGCAGGCGCCGAGTCCGATGGCGACCGCCATCAGGACAGTGAGTGTTCGGGCAACGGCTCCGCGTGTCGATACGGCGGATGATGACACGGGTTTCTCCTGATCAGGGCTGGGCTGGCCGGTCTACGGCCCGATCATTTACACAAGCGACCAGGTCGGGTGTCAACGGGCCGTCCGGCTGTTCGTGCCGCCTCCTCAGTCGATGCATTGACGGTGTGTGGGCTGATCGCGTAGCGTTCGTCCCACTGGAAAGCGTTTTCCTGAGGAATATCAGGGCCAGTACGCGTCGCTTCGTCGGCCCGGGTAACGCCGACGAAGCGGCGGCCGGCCAGGATCGAGCCCCCAACCTGGCCAGCCCGTCCGCCCGCCAGCCCGGGGCGGACGGGCACCCGTCTTCGCCGGCCGCCGTCGTGATGTACTTGCCGACGTGGAGCTGCTGCACTCGGGCAAGGTCAGGGACGTGTACGCCGACGGCAACGACCTGATCCTGGTCGCCTCCGACCGGATCAGCGTCTACGACGTGGTGCTGCCCACCCCGATCCCGGACAAGGGCAAGCTGCTCACCGCGCTGTCGCTGTGGTGGTTCGAGCAGCTCGCCGATCTTGTGCCGCACCATGTCGTCTCCGCCACCGACGTACCGGCCGAGTTCGCCGGCCGGGCCATCCGCTGCCGCCGCCTCGACATGGTGCCCGTCGAGTGCATCGCTCGTGGTTACCTCACCGGACTCGGGTTGAAGGAGTACGAGAAGTCGGGCTCGGTCTCCGGCATCGCGCTGCCCGCCGGCCTGGTCGAGGCGTCCCGGCTGCCCGAGCCGATCTTCACCCCGACCACCAAGGCCCCCGTCGGCGAGCACGACGAGTTCATCACGTACGCCGACGTCGTCACCCAGGTCGGCGCGGAGACCGCCGAGCGGCTGCGGCAGATCACCCTGGACGTCTACCGGCGCGGCGCGGCGCTCGCCGCCGAACGCGGCCTGATCGTCGCCGACACCAAGATCGAGCTTGGTTGGGCCCCCGATGGCACCCTGGTCCTCGCCGACGAGGTGCTGACCAGCGACTCCTCCCGCTTCTGGCCGGCCGACGCGTACCTGCCGGGCCGCCCCCAGTTCTCCTTCGACAAGCAGTACGTGCGGGACTGGGCCGCCGGCACCGGCTGGGACAAGCGCCCGCCCGCCCCGCAGGTGCCGGCCGACATCGTCGAGATGACCCGGGCCCGCTACGTCGAGGTCTACGAACGAATCACCGGCCACACCTGGTGATCCGGGCGCCTCGCCGCTACCGCCGAGCGCGCAGTTCGGCGACGCTGACCCCGAGTCCGGATCTCTCGAGGCGGTCAAGTACGTCGTCGAAGCTCCCAGGCGGGTTGCGCCACGAGTCGGCGATCTGCTGCACCGCGGCGTGTACCGTGCTGCGGTCTAGACTGATCTGGTCGCGAACGAACTCGTCAGGTGACTTCGGGTCGATGTCCCAGCCGGTCAGCTCATCGGCGGGGAAATGTCGGAGGTTGCCGGTGACAGTGAGTTGAGCCCGCGCCCGGATCGCGGCGGCAAGCACGTGACGGTCGTCAGGGTCGGGCAGTTTGAGCGAGTCGACGAGCGGCTCGTAGCCGGTGATCTTCCAGTCCCGGACCGCAGTGCCCATCAACCTTCGTGTCCGTGCGAGTCTGGCCTCGTCGAGGTCTGGTCGCTGCCGGCGTAGGGCGGCGAAACCTCATTGAAGAATCTGCTCGGTCCATTTGGCGTCGACCAGACCTGACTGGGCGATTCGCAGCAGTAGATCCCGTAGCGTGCTCGGGTACGACACGCTCGCGTCGAAGATGACAACGAAGGTCATGACTCAGGTGAGGTCCATCTCCTGGGCGAGCCGGGTCAGCTCATCGGCTGCGGCACGACGGCGGGCGTCGTCCCGGTGTTTGTACGCCAGCAGTGATCCGGCGAGTACCCGCCGGTGGGTGCCCACCCTGCGGAACTGGATCTCACCCGCCTCCAGTAGGCCGATCAGATGCGGGCGGGAAACGTTGAGCAGCTCGGCTGCCTGCTGAGTTGTCAGCTCCGCGTGAGCCGGAACGACCGAGACGCTGTGGCCGTTAGCCATGTGGGCCAGAACGCGCGCCAACAACTCGATGGCTCCACGGGGCACCACGAGTGTGTCGCCAGCGCCGTCCTCCACGAGTCGAACGGCTGCCGCAGCCTCCTCGTGGGTGCGCAGGTAGGCCTGCACCCGCGT
Proteins encoded:
- a CDS encoding helix-turn-helix transcriptional regulator; the encoded protein is MPEDYIGLRVARWRDIAGMTQQQLAAEIGVSREYVSMIENGKRAVTKRSMLIALATALGVSTMDLTAQPYLPRSRNDLALYAAVPAIRKAMDDDEPAAARPAALLAAEADRAMRARMACDNPTLGILLPRLIAEIRSTANADEDPVALRIAVQALVTGSLALKPQGHVDLAMRLAERAVRAAQLADDPACVAAADYALAQAVLATGLRKRSWTLACDAAERIQLHTSTDEGRAWYGMLHLHAALSAASLGQHDVAETHIAEAADVARRTAGDPWRMEFTSANVAVWRVGVVLENGEPGRAPELARKVDQSALRTPQRRARLHMDAGRGFHAAKRNEEAVRAFLRAEAIAPHETRSRATVREIIAHIVRDSSPRSGSDELRQLAVRMGIDPLSPEDHST
- a CDS encoding ABC transporter substrate-binding protein, which gives rise to MAVAIGLGACATDDTGEPTEDGPIELSVFWWGAERRAELTQQALDVYAARNPGITFRVTWQGYTGYYDKLATQAAAGNTPDLFQIDDNYLTEYAERDVVLDLTPYVDSGELDLSGFPNSLVQYGQIGGRTVAVAAAANTPAMVYNKTLLAELGVDEPTIGMTYPVLIDWASQITALTDGEVAGTMDPSADYKALWLWLRSNELELYRGRQLGFEVDDLKAWFDLWQQARDADATPSVELIRAANNGNATQQLVVTGDAATSFMWSNQLAELQKHTTADLGVVAYPGDPEGQWARASMYWAGFRGTRHQQEVVDLIDFLVNDPQAGRILGTERGLSSNLKVRETVQATLADEKMQASVAFEQQMSDLFGPAPVPPPPGHTTVRTLLVTAAESVQIGAATPRQAAEEFVAQANAVLANS
- a CDS encoding phosphoribosylaminoimidazolesuccinocarboxamide synthase, which codes for MELLHSGKVRDVYADGNDLILVASDRISVYDVVLPTPIPDKGKLLTALSLWWFEQLADLVPHHVVSATDVPAEFAGRAIRCRRLDMVPVECIARGYLTGLGLKEYEKSGSVSGIALPAGLVEASRLPEPIFTPTTKAPVGEHDEFITYADVVTQVGAETAERLRQITLDVYRRGAALAAERGLIVADTKIELGWAPDGTLVLADEVLTSDSSRFWPADAYLPGRPQFSFDKQYVRDWAAGTGWDKRPPAPQVPADIVEMTRARYVEVYERITGHTW
- a CDS encoding helix-turn-helix domain-containing protein, yielding MTLAVSPVTPDPQSVEVAAEALTRVQAYLRTHEEAAAAVRLVEDGAGDTLVVPRGAIELLARVLAHMANGHSVSVVPAHAELTTQQAAELLNVSRPHLIGLLEAGEIQFRRVGTHRRVLAGSLLAYKHRDDARRRAAADELTRLAQEMDLT